In a genomic window of Spirosoma agri:
- a CDS encoding replicative DNA helicase: protein MNHELMANHLVNVDEPLEAMVLGSVINFPKLASTMVQYIKKPVVFYNRQHQAVYQAIVSLYQEGEPIDLVIINRWLRANKAEETIDAVFLTELTGQGNLNSIYRHCNLLFQLAIKRYLASYGADLRRLSLEADTDPLKLLSTLAGNIDSILGNLASMQEKTANDYMNEVFTDIIEKQDGRKKGILFDVKELDERTGGFAPGNYIVLAAGTGMGKTGFMIHAIRHQCLIEKNPIGVVTLEMSGAEYMARLIAAETDYSNSELNRAMSVDVSTLYQRTGRLVDMPLHIHDKPVESIELQYIIREWVRRKKVKMVVIDYIQLVEDPRYPNARDRVSAMSRALKNLARELGIVIVAVSQMSRDWEKRKEFDKRPQLSDLKETSQLEQDGNAVLFLFRPFKYGLQYEDGSADEHTMELHALKLRGARATDRDDPWLLDYDGACNRLARFASLRYGTLTPIADINENREPNF, encoded by the coding sequence ATGAATCACGAATTAATGGCCAATCACCTGGTCAACGTCGACGAGCCACTGGAAGCCATGGTCCTGGGTTCAGTCATCAATTTTCCCAAGTTGGCCAGTACGATGGTTCAATACATCAAGAAACCGGTGGTATTTTACAACCGGCAGCATCAGGCCGTGTACCAAGCGATTGTATCGCTCTATCAGGAGGGGGAACCGATTGATCTGGTAATCATCAACCGGTGGCTTCGGGCCAACAAGGCAGAGGAAACAATCGATGCTGTATTTCTAACTGAATTAACCGGCCAGGGCAATCTTAATTCAATTTACAGGCATTGTAATTTATTATTCCAGCTGGCCATCAAACGGTACCTGGCATCATACGGTGCCGACTTACGGCGCTTGTCATTGGAGGCCGATACGGATCCGCTTAAGCTGCTCAGTACGCTGGCCGGGAATATTGATTCGATTTTGGGAAATCTTGCGTCGATGCAGGAAAAAACGGCGAACGACTACATGAATGAAGTCTTCACCGATATCATCGAAAAACAGGACGGCCGTAAAAAAGGGATTCTTTTCGACGTCAAAGAACTCGACGAACGAACGGGCGGGTTTGCTCCCGGCAATTATATCGTCCTGGCCGCTGGTACGGGCATGGGAAAAACCGGGTTTATGATTCACGCCATTCGTCATCAATGTCTGATCGAGAAGAACCCGATTGGAGTCGTTACGCTTGAAATGAGCGGAGCCGAGTACATGGCCCGGTTGATAGCCGCTGAAACGGATTACTCTAATTCGGAATTGAATCGAGCAATGTCAGTCGATGTGAGCACGCTTTATCAACGTACGGGTCGGTTAGTGGACATGCCCCTGCACATTCATGATAAGCCCGTTGAATCGATCGAGCTTCAGTATATCATCCGGGAATGGGTTCGGCGAAAAAAGGTCAAGATGGTTGTCATCGATTACATCCAGCTGGTTGAGGATCCACGGTATCCTAACGCGCGGGACCGGGTATCCGCTATGAGTCGAGCCTTGAAGAATTTAGCCCGGGAATTAGGTATCGTTATCGTTGCCGTTTCGCAAATGAGCCGTGATTGGGAAAAGCGAAAAGAATTCGACAAACGCCCCCAGTTGTCAGACCTGAAAGAAACCAGCCAGCTGGAGCAGGACGGGAACGCGGTTCTGTTTCTATTTCGTCCTTTCAAATATGGACTTCAATACGAAGATGGTTCAGCCGATGAACACACCATGGAACTGCACGCCCTGAAACTTCGGGGAGCCAGAGCAACGGATCGGGATGACCCCTGGCTTTTGGATTATGATGGAGCCTGTAATCGACTGGCTAGGTTCGCATCGTTGCGGTATGGAACGCTTACACCAATAGCTGATATCAACGAAAATCGAGAGCCCAATTTCTAA
- a CDS encoding terminase small subunit, whose protein sequence is MAAPYGNLYGLGNHSAGRPPLYSDPAAFQAKVLEYFVWCEGESHIESKTVRRKRKDPESGKNKMVDVEEDQLIWDRNPERPTWTRLALYLGFESRKSLHDYSKKEAFSYPIKRALMVIESLYEEGLWSSSPAGVIFALKNLGWVDKTEVAHSGEVKTNGFIGKTDEELRAELAKLKKQKGKQ, encoded by the coding sequence ATGGCAGCTCCTTACGGAAACTTATACGGACTTGGCAATCATAGTGCCGGTCGACCACCCTTATACTCCGACCCCGCAGCTTTTCAAGCTAAGGTGCTGGAGTATTTTGTTTGGTGTGAAGGCGAATCACATATCGAATCAAAGACTGTTCGTCGAAAGCGGAAAGATCCCGAATCCGGAAAGAATAAAATGGTCGACGTCGAGGAAGATCAGCTGATCTGGGATCGTAATCCCGAACGGCCGACCTGGACTAGACTTGCCTTGTATCTTGGTTTCGAATCGCGTAAATCACTTCACGATTATTCGAAGAAGGAAGCATTTAGTTACCCGATAAAAAGGGCGCTAATGGTGATTGAATCGCTTTACGAAGAGGGTTTGTGGTCATCGTCTCCAGCTGGAGTCATCTTCGCATTGAAGAATCTGGGATGGGTTGATAAAACCGAAGTTGCGCATTCAGGTGAGGTGAAAACGAACGGTTTTATCGGTAAGACTGATGAAGAGTTACGAGCTGAACTGGCTAAATTGAAAAAGCAAAAAGGTAAACAGTAA
- a CDS encoding terminase large subunit domain-containing protein encodes MDVDLFEDEELDIEIELRVRELARRNYLDYIQYVNNRYDAQDFHTVIADHLQRFAEGKIKRLMVTCPPQHGKSELSTRNLPPYLFGRNPNYRLGVLSFSASKAHKFSREIQQNIESDKYKVLFPDSRLATHKDVLAKRTEQEFDIVGKRGNLKAVGRNGPLTGDPLDIIILDDLFKGADEAKAPKIREKTWSDWIVPVVESRMHNKSQMLYVTTRWHEDDPAGRFLHRDGIYSKSNPNGWVLLNFAALRTKDVLSYDKRKEGEALWPAQHSKERMLTIKKDSSGTFEALYQGDPKPSEESVIFNDWIEIDEFPEVYDEHFVGLDFGYSNDPTAATHIAITGRIIYLDELFYETDLTNPDILDLYLLTGISPEVQVICDGAEPKSIEELKRGHYKPGGVKVPGINAKACVKGPGSINAGITKLKEYTVFYTKRSLNIKAEKNNYAWVMMGGKATNEPIGEWNHAIDGIRSAVFTQKSKPQGGTSRVKTYQAKSGRAY; translated from the coding sequence ATGGACGTTGATCTATTCGAAGACGAAGAACTTGATATCGAGATTGAACTACGGGTTCGTGAGTTAGCCAGGCGCAACTACCTGGACTACATTCAATACGTAAACAATCGGTATGATGCGCAGGACTTTCACACTGTCATTGCGGATCATCTGCAACGATTCGCTGAAGGCAAGATCAAACGACTGATGGTCACGTGCCCCCCTCAGCATGGCAAATCTGAATTGTCGACCCGTAACCTGCCCCCCTACCTGTTTGGTCGAAATCCCAACTATCGGCTCGGTGTACTCTCTTTCTCGGCATCCAAGGCCCATAAGTTCAGTCGTGAGATCCAGCAGAATATCGAATCCGACAAATACAAAGTCTTATTCCCCGATTCCCGGCTGGCAACGCATAAAGATGTTTTAGCCAAACGCACCGAGCAGGAATTTGATATTGTCGGCAAGCGAGGTAACCTAAAGGCCGTTGGTCGCAATGGTCCACTGACTGGGGATCCGCTCGATATCATCATACTCGATGACTTGTTCAAGGGCGCTGATGAGGCCAAAGCACCCAAGATTCGGGAAAAGACATGGTCTGACTGGATCGTACCGGTTGTCGAATCCCGGATGCACAATAAGAGTCAAATGCTGTACGTGACCACCCGGTGGCACGAAGACGATCCGGCCGGCCGGTTCCTGCACCGTGACGGCATCTATTCCAAGAGCAATCCGAACGGGTGGGTACTGCTCAACTTTGCAGCACTTCGCACGAAGGATGTGCTCAGCTATGATAAACGTAAAGAAGGCGAAGCACTCTGGCCGGCGCAGCACAGTAAAGAACGAATGCTGACGATCAAGAAAGATAGCTCAGGTACGTTTGAAGCGTTGTACCAGGGTGATCCGAAACCATCGGAAGAATCAGTCATCTTTAATGATTGGATTGAGATCGATGAGTTTCCCGAAGTATATGACGAGCACTTCGTCGGACTTGACTTCGGTTACTCGAACGACCCGACAGCTGCTACTCACATTGCCATTACTGGTCGCATCATCTACCTCGATGAGCTCTTTTACGAAACGGATCTAACCAATCCGGACATACTTGATCTGTATCTACTCACTGGCATATCTCCCGAGGTGCAGGTTATCTGTGACGGTGCTGAACCCAAATCGATCGAAGAGCTGAAGCGTGGCCACTACAAACCGGGGGGTGTCAAAGTGCCAGGCATTAACGCCAAGGCCTGCGTTAAAGGACCAGGCTCGATCAATGCCGGCATCACGAAGCTAAAGGAGTATACGGTCTTCTACACCAAACGCAGCCTGAACATTAAGGCCGAAAAGAATAACTATGCCTGGGTGATGATGGGTGGTAAGGCAACCAATGAACCGATCGGTGAATGGAATCACGCCATCGATGGCATCCGATCGGCAGTCTTCACCCAGAAATCAAAGCCACAGGGCGGTACCAGTCGAGTTAAAACCTACCAAGCGAAGTCAGGACGGGCTTATTAA